The proteins below are encoded in one region of Penicillium psychrofluorescens genome assembly, chromosome: 4:
- a CDS encoding uncharacterized protein (ID:PFLUO_006156-T1.cds;~source:funannotate), with protein sequence MPPPVGRYGPSALGAPYALQQHVQSQHHPAHAPSANSALPPPSLGGHPGFAGNPNTNINPFTLSGAGLANGMSVAGFAGAGASDGGGTGLASHAAQMGFARGAQMQQQQLHQAHDGRLALETKAGAVKTRIRDVWKHNLAHEMAVLRQLVDKYPYISMDTEFPGIVARPIGSFTNKADYHYQTLRCNVDLLKMIQLGITLFNSEGEVPPATGADSNGQPFSNAMVPAPCTWQFNFRFSLEGDMYAQESTAMLAKSGIDFSMHEKNGIDPFEFGSLLISSGLVLVDDVNWVSFHSGYDFGYLMKIMLCSPLPENEEEFHKLLNIFFPSLYDIKYLMKHAGRNQAVNDSPLTPAAAQILTNLGQKSGLQDVADELGVKRVGIAHQAGSDSLVTGEIYWKMRQLVFNGSIDESKYSGQIWGLNGQMPAMTHHMPHQTPNLNGATIYSAAGTPGTPNTGHHAGGAHTPQHHGAGFGAVTPGGSMGAFQMGKI encoded by the exons ATGCCTCCTCCTGTCGGCAGATACGGGCCCTCGGCTCTAGGTGCCCCCTATGCTCTACAACAGCATGTCCAGTCCCAACACCACCCCGCCCACGCCCCATCCGCCAACTCGGCGCTTCCTCCCCCTTCGCTCGGTGGCCACCCTGGTTTTGCAGGAAACCCAAATACCAACATCAATCCCTTCACCCTGTCCGGCGCGGGCCTCGCGAACGGAATGTCCGTTGCCGGATTCGCCGGTGCCGGCGCATCTGATGGTGGTGGAACTGGGCTGGCGAGCcatgcggcgcagatggGGTTTGCGCGTGGGGCACAGatgcaacaacagcagctGCACCAGGCTCATGATGGCCGGTTGGCATTAGAGACGAAAGCGGGCGCGGTCAAGACGCGGATACGGGATGTGTGGAAGCACAACTTGGCTCATGAGATGGCGGTGTTGCGGCAGTTGGTGGATAAGTATCCCTATATCAGCATG GATACCGAGTTCCCAGGGATCGTTGCGCGACCGATTGGGTCATTCACGAACAAAGCAGACTACCACTACCAGACACTCCGATGCAACGTCGACCTCCTCAAAATGATCCAACTGGGAATTACACTCTTCAACTCCGAAGGAGAGGTGCCGCCAGCTACCGGGGCAGACTCCAACGGACAACCTTTTAGCAATGCCATGGTCCCTGCGCCGTGCACCTGGCAATTCAATTTCCGATTCTCGCTGGAAGGGGATATGTATGCGCAGGAATCAACGGCAATGCTCGCCAAGTCCGGTATTGACTTTTCCATGCATGAGAAGAACGGCATCGACCCCTTCGAGTTTGGCTCCCTTCTGATCAGCTCGGGTCTGGTACTGGTGGACGACGTCAACTGGGTCTCCTTCCACTCCGGATACGACTTTGGCTActtgatgaagatcatgCTCTGCTCCCCCTTACCAGAAAACGAAGAGGAGTTCCATAAGCTTCTTAACATCTTTTTCCCATCGCTATATGACATAAAGTACCTCATGAAACACGCTGGCCGCAACCAAGCAGTCAACGACTCTCCTTTGACCCCAGCAGCTGCCCAGATCCTTACCAACCTGGGGCAAAAATCTGGTCTGCAAGATGTTGCAGACGAGCTCGGCGTCAAACGCGTCGGGATTGCTCATCAGGCCGGGTCAGACTCGCTCGTCACTGGCGAGATCTACTGGAAGATGCGGCAGCTGGTCTTCAATGGGTCCATCGACGAGAGCAAATACTCCGGCCAGATCTGGGGGCTGAATGGCCAGATGCCCGCGATGACCCACCACATGCCTCACCAGACCCCGAATCTCAATGGAGCCACCATCTACTCTGCCGCTGGCACTCCCGGCACCCCGAACACAGGCCACCATGCCGGTGGAGCTCACACCCCCCAGCACCATGGGGCAGGCTTCGGGGCTGTGACCCCCGGCGGATCAATGGGGGCCTTCCAGATGGGCAAGATCTGA
- a CDS encoding uncharacterized protein (ID:PFLUO_006157-T1.cds;~source:funannotate): MVLDRLQQLTYQVSATAPPAHPFDPLSTVEIDAAVAIIRKEHGRLNFNAVTLYEPRKAEMMAWLADPKHTPRPARAADVVAIAPGGQVYDGMVDLDQKKVVKWQHTPDVQPLITMEDLQEVEHVVRKDPKVIEQCAIIGIPKEDMHKVYCDPWTIGYDERFGAGVRLQQALMYYRPHVDDSQYTYPLDFCPIFNSETKQIVHIDVPPVRRPINKAPPNNYYPAAIEKEGGFRNDIKPIHITQPEGVSFQVKGRTIEWQNWGIHVGFNYREGIVLNNITFNDKGNVRPVFYRLSLAEMVVPYGNPEHPHQRKHAFDLGEYGGGYMTNSLSLGCDCKGAIHYMDAAFVNRAGASTTIKNAICIHEEDAGILFKHTDFRDDSVVVTRGRKLIISHIFTAANYEYCVYWIFHQDGTVQLEIKLTGILNTYALNPGEDTKGWGTEVYPGVNAHNHQHLFCLRVDPNIDGPNNTVFQVDAVQGPGEVGSAENKYGNAFYAKKTKFSTPLEAMSDYDGSTSRTWDIANTSKLNPHSKKPVTYKLVSRDVPPLLPKAGGLVWKRAGFARHAVHVTKYSDDQIHPAGRHVPQTSGEPSQGLPAWIEAAGKDCSIDNTDVVLWHTFGLTHFPAPEDYPVMPAEPMTLLLRPRNFFDRNPVLDVPPSYARSPSQLAAGANACACKKSDGSSVQV; the protein is encoded by the exons ATGGTTCTCGACCGGCTCCAGCAGTTGACCTACCAGGTCAGCGCGACGGCGCCGCCCGCGCACCCCTTCGACCCTCTGTCAACGGTCGAGATCGATGCAGCCGTCGCTATCATTCGCAAGGAGCATGGGCGGCTCAACTTCAATGCGGTCACATTGTACGAGCCTCGCAAGGCCGAGATGATGGCCTGGCTGGCAGACCCGAAGCATACCCCCCGGCCCGCTAGAGCAGCAGATGTTGTTGCCATCGCTCCGGGCGGCCAGGTGTACGACGGCATGGTGGACctcgaccagaagaaggtTGTTAAGTGGCAGCACACGCCAGACGTGCAGCCTCTTATTACGATGGAGGATCTCCAAGAGGTCGAACATGTTGTGCGCAAGGACCCGAAGGTTATTGAGCAGTGCGCTATTATTGGTATCCCCAAGGAGGATATGCACAAAGTATACTGTGACC CATGGACCATTGGATATGATGAGCGATTTGGAGCCGGTGTTCGCCTGCAGCAGGCCCTAATGTACTACCGGCCACATGTCGATGACTCCCAGTACACCTACCCGCTGGACTTCTGCCCCATCTTCAACTCCGAGACAAAGCAGATCGTCCACATCGATGTGCCTCCCGTGCGCAGACCCATCAACAAGGCCCCGCCCAACAATTATTACCCGGCTGCAATTGAGAAAGAAGGCGGCTTCCGCAATGACATCAAGCCCATCCACATCACCCAGCCCGAGGGCGTCTCGTTCCAGGTCAAGGGCCGTACCATCGAGTGGCAGAACTGGGGCATCCACGTGGGATTCAACTACCGGGAGGGAATTGTACTGAACAACATCACATTCAACGATAAGGGCAATGTCCGGCCCGTCTTCTATCGGCTTtcgctggcggagatggtcGTTCCCTACGGCAACCCGGAGCATCCGCATCAGCGCAAGCATGCCTTTGATCTGGGCGAGTACGGCGGCGGATACATGACGAACAGCCTGTCCCTGGGCTGTGACTGCAAGGGAGCTATCCACTACATGGATGCGGCGTTTGTCAACCGCGCCGGCGCGAGCACGACCATCAAAAACGCCATCTGCATCCACGAGGAAGACGCGGGAATTTTGTTCAAACACACAGACTTCCGGGACGACTCCGTGGTCGTAACTCGCGGCCGCAAGCTCATCATCTCCCACATCTTCACCGCGGCCAACTACGAGTACTGCGTGTACTGGATTTTCCACCAGGATGGAACGGTCCAGCTCGAGATCAAGCTGACTGGTATCCTGAACACGTACGCTTTGAATCCGGGCGAGGATACAAAGGGCTGGGGCACGGAAGTGTACCCAGGTGTCAACGCGCATAACCACCAGCATCTGTTTTGTCTGCGGGTTGATCCCAACATTGATGGACCCAATAATACCGTCTTCCAAGTAGACGCCGTCCAGGGGCCTGGAGAGGTCGGAAGTGCAGAGAATAAGTATGGAAATGCCTTCTACGCCAAAAAGACAAAGTTCTCCACCCCTCTGGAGGCCATGTCGGACTACGATGGCTCGACGAGCCGTACTTGGGATATCGCCAATACGTCCAAGTTGAACCCGCACAGCAAGAAGCCCGTCACCTATAAGCTGGTCAGCCGTGATGTGCCTCCATTGCTCCCGAAGGCGGGAGGATTGGTCTGGAAGCGTGCCGGCTTCGCACGACATGCCGTCCATGTAACAAAGT ACTCGGACGACCAAATCCACCCGGCCGGCCGCCACGTCCCCCAAACGTCCGGCGAGCCCTCGCAAGGCCTACCGGCCTGGATCGAAGCCGCGGGCAAAGACTGCTCGATTGACAACACCGACGTCGTTCTGTGGCATACTTTCGGCTTAACCCATTTCCCCGCACCGGAAGATTACCCCGTCATGCCCGCTGAACCCATGACACTCCTTTTGCGGCCGCGAAATTTCTTCGACCGCAATCCCGTCCTCGATGTGCCGCCTAGCTATGCGCGTTCTCCGTCTCAGTTGGCTGCCGGGGCTAATGCATGTGCTTGTAAGAAGAGTGATGGGTCCAGCGTTCAGGTTTAA
- a CDS encoding uncharacterized protein (ID:PFLUO_006158-T1.cds;~source:funannotate): MASEVDLFNEYPLHLDPSSKAISLASSSSYSSAQQTALHAELQDLNQLHRALIALEPPNIPPPPLPINPKRSAQITKLRDSANTAYRKNNYVEAVRLYTYAIEMALARPGWEPVTLARDEMAGLYANRAQAQMAQQAWPEGLVDAKASVDSKAVGNVKAWWRVAKCLAEMSRLEEAKQFLVKGLEIEGKDGEGGKELLGLLEDVEKDLQSKSGLA, from the coding sequence atggccagcgAAGTCGACCTCTTCAACGAATACCCACTGCACCTAGACCCAAGCTCCAAAGCAATCAGCctcgcctcttcctcctcctaCAGCAGCGCACAACAAACAGCCCTGCACGCCGAACTACAAGACCTGAACCAACTGCACCGCGCCCTGATCGCACTCGAGCCGCCCAACATCCCACCTCCCCCACTGCCCATCAACCCCAAGCGCAGCGCCCAAATCACCAAACTCCGCGACAGCGCCAACACAGCCTACCGCAAGAACAACTACGTCGAAGCAGTCCGGCTGTACACGTACGCCATCGAGATGGCGCTCGCCCGGCCCGGGTGGGAGCCTGTCACGCTAGCCCGCGACGAGATGGCGGGTTTGTATGCGAACCGCGCGCAGGCGCAGATGGCGCAGCAGGCTTGGCCGGAGGGGCTGGTTGATGCCAAGGCTAGTGTTGATTCCAAGGCTGTGGGCAATGTCAAGGCTTGGTGGCGGGTTGCGAAGTGTTTGGCGGAGATGAGTCGGCTCGAGGAGGCCAAGCAGTTTTTGGTGAAGGGGTTGGAGATTGAGGGGAAGGATGGTGAGGGGGGGAAGGAATTGCTGGGTTTGttggaggatgttgagaagGACTTGCAGTCCAAGTCCGGTTTGGCTTAG
- a CDS encoding uncharacterized protein (ID:PFLUO_006159-T1.cds;~source:funannotate) — MRLPQPSGGMGRTKNIIHFVQAFVIFIAWAMTIAIWTKGGSGIDGRTAWYWALCWFSIPGLIYLVAVPMWPRARRFGNVYAFATVDILYALLWFAAWAAVADYVAEGKRKGASSSSDSTNTSSGSNSNSKSTRADKSSSSGSSGKSGCDNWAYGNASKCELSTATTIIGVVIFLLFAVTAYLSFRNVMHFRRTGTLPDAVSDPTFAAQSKAAFSSNPAHDFEEEDDFRSGRAGGMGNQAGSDRDEDYALLQQSEIDDMGNPNGRNALHGAYDPTAPAPAGVLHDYNSSGYNPYGGPPPGQHYAPPSEYGSSMSGYGR, encoded by the exons ATGCGCCTGCCACAACCCTCCGGCGGCATGGGCCGCACGAAAAACATCATTCACTTCGTCCAGgccttcgtcatcttcataGCATGGGCGATGACGATTGCTATCTGGACGAAGGGTGGCTCGGGCATCGACGGTCGGACGGCCTGGTACTGGGCTTTG TGCTGGTTCAGTATCCCCGGTCTGATCTACCTCGTCGCCGTGCCCATGTGGCCGCGCGCCCGCCGCTTCGGCAATGTTTACGCCTTTGCGACCGTTGATATCCTCTATGCCCTCCTCTGGTTTGCCGCGTGGGCTGCCGTGGCTGACTACGTCGCTGAGGGCAAGAGAAAGGGTgcctcttcgtcttcagATAGCACCAATACCAGCAGCGGtagcaacagcaacagcaagTCGACTCGTGCGGACAAGAGCAGCTCCAGTggcagcagcggcaagtCCGGCTGCGATAACTGGGCCTATGGCAACGCCAGCAAGTGTGAGCTGAGCACGGCGACCACTATTATCGGCGTCGTGATCTT CCTCCTTTTCGCCGTCACAGCCTACCTATCCTTCCGCAATGTGATGCACTTCCGCCGCACGGGCACTCTGCCAGACGCCGTCTCAGACCCGACCTTCGCCGCGCAGAGCAAAGCCGCCTTCTCATCGAATCCGGCCCACGacttcgaggaagaagatgactTCCGTTCCGGCCGCGCCGGCGGAATGGGTAACCAAGCCGGCAGTGACCGCGACGAGGACTACGCCTTGCTGCAGCAGAGCGAAATCGACGACATGGGCAACCCGAATGGCCGGAATGCCCTGCACGGCGCCTACGATCCCACCGCCCCGGCTCCAGCCGGTGTCTTGCATGACTATAACAGCTCCGGGTATAACCCGTATGGCGGCCCGCCGCCTGGTCAGCACTATGCTCCACCATCGGAGTATGGGTCGTCGATGAGTGGGTATGGACGTTGA
- a CDS encoding uncharacterized protein (ID:PFLUO_006160-T1.cds;~source:funannotate) encodes MSDIRDLIHTLAIGNEDLAFFSALPSVQPYLSNTSHYQTIPFISRHDRGQKHDQFFKKTINTHDTVPRVLTFMRRPDITSNHEDRSPEPHFTVFAQLESGINGWEETAHGGVLATLFDEALGLCAEVYRAFTNGFKETGLLYTATLEVTYRAPVLTPSVIQIQTWVKRIEGRKWFLEAKILDQEGAVRAEARSLYVSQRAGL; translated from the coding sequence ATGTCCGACATACGAGACCTAATCCACACCCTCGCCATCGGCAACGAAGAccttgccttcttctccgcccTCCCCTCCGTCCAACCCTACCTGAGCAACACAAGCCACTACCAAACCATCCCCTTCATATCCCGGCACGACAGAGGACAGAAACACGATCAATTCTTCAAGAAAACCATCAACACGCATGACACAGTCCCGCGCGTGCTGACCTTCATGCGCAGACCCGACATTACATCCAATCATGAAGACCGCTCGCCTGAGCCGCATTTTACTGTATTCGCCCAGCTCGAATCCGGGATAAAcgggtgggaagaaacaGCGCACGGAGGTGTTCTCGCGACTCTGTTCGATGAGGCCCTTGGTCTTTGTGCGGAGGTGTATCGGGCTTTTACTAACGGCTTTAAGGAGACTGGTTTGCTGTATACGGCTACTTTGGAGGTTACGTATCGGGCTCCCGTGCTCACGCCGAGCGTGATACAGATTCAGACATGGGTGAAGAGGATAGAGGGGAGGAAGTGGTTTCTTGAGGCGAAGATATTGGATCAGGAGGGTGCGGTTAGGGCCGAGGCGCGGTCGTTGTATGTTAGTCAGAGGGCTGGTCTATAA
- a CDS encoding uncharacterized protein (ID:PFLUO_006161-T1.cds;~source:funannotate), with product MQYYNATTKIEFSPEIGPSTNESVCNPLKGQTFSAEYESFLAITERGPYNLGSNPVNALLTLWNSGTNLSSLSEDFGFPWESSSLRWYIESSPWVEFASNTSTESDAVTDHFIKDVFNLTLSPRSNKTPYNLTGTIQNADLMLRSFDMNLKSCDSSTESSQNRMTLVDRDYSNNAGWNWTYPAVEIQFDSQTANFTLSGYAAAIPYYINRADSLKSLGPDEVQGTIKVSFSGVIDSYHSDILVNTSSTPTWQRTVGFGNNSMNIGYDSGSFGFPRALYWEAATICSVVSLALVSF from the exons ATGCA GTACTACAATGCGACAACGAAGATAGAGTTCTCCCCCGAGATCGGACCATCAACCAACGAATCCGTGTGCAACCCTCTCAAAGGTCAGACATTCAGCGCGGAATATGAATCGTTCCTCGCCATAACGGAAAGAGGCCCTTACAATCTGGGCTCAAATCCAGTAAATGCCCTCTTGACCCTCTGGAACTCTGGCACAAATCTTTCATCACTCTCCGAAGACTTCGGATTCCCATGGGAATCGTCATCTCTTCGATGGTACATCGAGTCTTCCCC CTGGGTAGAATTCGCGAGCAACACCTCAACTGAAAGCGACGCGGTCACGGATCATTTCATCAAAGATGTCTTCAACCTAACATTGTCGCCTCGCAGCAACAAGACCCCATACAACCTAACAGGCACAATTCAAAACGCCGACTTGATGCTGCGCAGCTTTGACATGAATCTCAAATCATGCGATAGCTCTACCGAAAGTAGCCAAAATCGCATGACCCTTGTTGATCGTGACTATTCGAACAATGCCGGTTGGAACTGGACATATCCCGCCGTTGAAATCCAATTTGACAGCCAAACAGCAAATTTCACTCTGAGTGGATATGCTGCTGCCATTCCCTATTACATTAATAGAGCCGATTCCTTGAAATCCTTAGGCCCAGACGAGGTGCAGGGGACCATTAAGGTTTCTTTCTCTGGTGTCATCGATTCATATCACTCCGATATCCTGGTCAACACCAGTTCAACCCCTACCTGGCAGAGAACTGTCGGGTTTGGAAACAATTCCATGAATATCGGTTACGATAGTGGCTCCTTTGGCTTTCCCCGCGCGTTGTACTGGGAGGCTGCTACAATTTGCTCTGTGGTTTCTTTAgctttggtttctttctgA
- a CDS encoding uncharacterized protein (ID:PFLUO_006162-T1.cds;~source:funannotate) encodes MSVHTLYSLSARIFWHLLRISLSCSLILLDSAILLFTSSLAYLLPAPPHKSSQDVHFYPKTILITGVGTAPGLALARAWNAAGHRVVGADVADLALSVRSGGGMSRTLLVFYRIPKDHYISRLLDIIHREKVDVWIPCSPKVSPLEDATAHQVVESRTSCRCIAFDTELTACLLHPDSFRHYVMDKGLPVLERHQVQSRDSIHKILHRSPTKSYQMRRLNPIANEGAVILPKRTMSKTYSEVSDIEVTKDRPWVLQQQTRLGEFFADVLAVRGHVHAIKVRLVDSRASQWGASRLDEALAVAIHKLMQSFAAKAGARMTGHVSVRLLVDQEFDAHSIRHSIHIAGCTPGAEAVANLLRDAPCPIAGYLAVISPDPVPARVLAALSPPTPKFVERIAPYIPAHKHLQFLRPLLPLLEILYTEISPFLFWENPLFTRQDPLPWWWHVHVYQPLREIWMLMKQTREAGLTE; translated from the coding sequence ATGTCCGTCCACACTCTCTACTCCCTCAGCGCCCGTATCTTCTGGCATCTACTCCGTATCTCCCTGTCCTGCTCCCTGATCCTGCTGGACAgcgccatcctcctcttcaccAGCAGTCTAGCTTACCTGCTCCCAGCCCCGCCACACAAGAGCTCGCAAGATGTGCACTTCTACCCCAAAACCATTCTAATCACGGGTGTCGGCACAGCGCCGGGCCTGGCGCTGGCTCGCGCCTGGAACGCAGCGGGTCACCGCGTCGTGGGCGCCGATGTCGCCGACCTGGCCCTGTCCGTGCGCTCGGGCGGCGGCATGTCGCGCACCCTGTTGGTTTTCTACCGTATCCCCAAGGACCACTACATCTCGCGCCTGCTGGATATCATCCACCGCGAGAAAGTGGATGTGTGGATCCCCTGCTCGCCCAAGGTGTCCCCCCTTGAGGATGCGACGGCCCACCAGGTCGTGGAGAGTCGGACGAGCTGCAGGTGCATTGCTTTTGATACCGAGCTGACGGCTTGCCTCTTGCACCCGGACTCGTTCCGGCATTATGTCATGGACAAGGGCTTGCCCGTACTCGAGCGGCATCAGGTCCAGTCGCGCGATTCCATACACAAGATCCTGCACCGGTCGCCGACGAAATCCTACCAGATGCGTCGCCTCAATCCGATAGCTAACGAGGGCGCGGTGATTTTGCCGAAACGCACGATGAGCAAGACGTACTCGGAAGTGAGCGACATTGAAGTCACCAAGGACCGGCCCTGggtcctgcagcagcagactcGTCTTGGCGAGTTCTTTGCGGACGTCCTGGCCGTGCGTGGCCATGTCCACGCCATCAAAGTCCGACTGGTGGATAGTCGCGCATCTCAATGGGGTGCGTCGCGTCTGGATGAGGCGCTGGCAGTTGCCATCCACAAGCTGATGCAGAGCTTTGCGGCAAAAGCTGGCGCCCGCATGACGGGTCATGTATCGGTGAGACTCCTGGTGGACCAAGAGTTCGACGCACACTCCATCCGGCACTCCATCCACATTGCAGGATGCACTCCCGGTGCCGAGGCCGTGGCGAACCTGCTGCGCGATGCTCCCTGTCCGATCGCCGGCTATCTGGCCGTGATATCTCCAGACCCGGTACCTGCGCGGGTTCTAGCGGCATTGTCGCCTCCGACTCCGAAGTTCGTCGAGAGAATCGCCCCGTATATCCCCGCACACAAGCATCTCCAGTTCCTGCGTCCTCTGTTACCACTCCTGGAAATACTGTACACCGAGATCTCCCCGTTCCTATTCTGGGAGAATCCCCTCTTCACACGCCAGGACCCTCTGCCATGGTGGTGGCATGTCCATGTCTACCAGCCCCTGCGAGAGATATGGATGCTCATGAAGCAGACTCGGGAGGCTGGCCTGACCGAATga
- a CDS encoding uncharacterized protein (ID:PFLUO_006163-T1.cds;~source:funannotate), with product MSTQDRVPNQHARPGEKSRESGRELKLLHFIYEQPNLDEIRGHPEKVIDLIHEFEKDYHFMNVGAAKGQIVTDLIDELKPKTMIELGCYVGYSAILFGERVRRNGGQRYLSLELNPEFAAIANMLVELAGLRDFVHIIVGRSDLSLHKLYTSGDVTKIELMFIDHYKPAYTTDVKLCEHHGMIVPGSVLAADNVLYPGNPPYLEYVRSTVEQKREAAQKGPAKGYDITGIPSTTAQSFMPANDVPSFETVGNPDLVYDSQLRQPEGSRDAIEVSRCVGVQGQ from the exons ATGTCCACCCAAGACCGTGTCCCGAATCAGCATGCTCGCCCCGGCGAGAAGTCG CGTGAATCTGGCCGTGAGCTAAAGCTCCTGCACTTCATCTACGAGCAACCCAATCTCGATGAGATCCGCGGCCACCCCGAGAAAGTGATCGACCTGATCCATGAGTTCGAAAAGGACTACCATTTCATGAACGTCGGCGCCGCCAAAGGCCAGATCGTGACTGACCTGATCGACGAGCTCAAGCCGAAGACCATGATCGAACTAGGCTGCTACGTGGGCTACTCGGCCATTCTCTTCGGGGAGCGTGTGCGCCGTAATGGCGGGCAGCGGTACCTCAGCCTAGAGTTGAACCCCGAAttcgccgccatcgccaacATGCTCGTCGAGCTCGCGGGCCTGCGCGACTTCGTGCACATCATCGTAGGCCGCAGCGACCTATCCCTGCACAAGCTGTACACATCCGGCGATGTGACCAAGATCGAGCTGATGTTCATTGACCATTATAAACCGGCTTACACGACGGACGTCAAGCTGTGCGAGCACCACGGTATGATCGTGCCGGGCTCCGTGCTCGCGGCCGATAACGTGCTCTACCCGGGTAACCCGCCGTACCTGGAGTACGTGCGCAGCACGGTCGAGCAGAAACGCGAGGCAGCTCAGAAAGGGCCGGCGAAGGGATACGACATCACGGGAATTCCCAGCACCACAGCCCAGTCGTTCATGCCGGCGAATGACGTGCCCAGCTTTGAGACTGTCGGGAACCCGGATCTGGTGTATGATAGTCAACTCCGGCAGCCGGAGGGGTCGCGG GATGCAATTGAAGTGTCGCGGTGTGTGGGAGTGCAGGGGCAATAA
- a CDS encoding uncharacterized protein (ID:PFLUO_006164-T1.cds;~source:funannotate), translating into MASKIYNVGVIGYGFSAKIFHIPFIAQLPEFKLHAVVQRTPKPDDDAEKDHPGIKSYRTTEDLVKDPAVDMVIITTAPDSHFALGQLALNAGKHVVCEKPFTPTSKEADELVALANKQNKLLAVFQNRRWDADFVTLSKLVKNGSLGRISEFETHFDRHRPEEPAADASKWKNKVMPGGGAIYDLGTHLLDQAVHLLGLPKRITAFIGSARGVNTSGFEDSFTVLLHYATGTMVTAKATVVSPEEEQLRFWVRGEKGSFKKFHLDIQEDQLKAGIMPTDNGYGREPSERYGTLTTIQNGSPVKEVVPTVEPPTYTEYYRKLARALGGEGALPASGAEAREVIRLIELARESSATGRTLDV; encoded by the exons ATGGCCTCCAAGATCTACAACGTCGGCGTCATCGGCTACGGCTTCAGCGCCAAGATCTTCCACATCCCCTTCATCGCCCAACTCCCCGAGTTCAAGCTCCACGCTGTCGTCCAGCGCACCCCCAAGCccgacgacgatgccgagaaggacCACCCGGGCATCAAGTCCTACCGCACCACCGAGGACCTGGTGAAGGATCCCGCCGTCGATATGGTGATCATCACCACGGCTCCGGACTCTCATTTTGCTCTGGGACAGCTCGCCCTTAATGCGGGCAAGCACG TCGTCTGTGAAAAGCCCTTCACCCCGACCAgcaaggaggccgatgagctcgtcgccctcgccaACAAGCAGAACAAGCTGCTGGCCGTGTTCCAGA ACCGCCGCTGGGACGCCGACTTCGTCACCCTCTCCAAACTAGTCAAGAACGGCTCTCTGGGCCGTATCTCCGAGTTCGAAACCCACTTCGACCGGCACCGTCCGGAGGAGCCCGCAGCCGACGCCTCGAAATGGAAGAACAAAGTTATGCCTGGCGGCGGGGCAATCTACGATCTGGGCACCCATCTCCTAGACCAGGCGGTGCATCTGCTCGGTCTGCCTAAGCGGATCACGGCCTTTATTGGTTCTGCCCGCGGCGTCAACACCTCTGGCTTTGAGGACTCGTTTACCGTGCTGCTGCACTATGCTACGGGCACCATGGTGACCGCTAAGGCGACGGTGGTTAGTCCTGAGGAAGAGCAGTTGCGCTTCTGGGTGCGTGGTGAGAAGGGGAGCTTCAAGAAG TTCCACCTTGacatccaagaagaccaaCTCAAGGCTGGTATCATGCCCACCGACAACGGATACGGCCGGGAGCCCAGCGAGAGATACG GCACCCTAACGACCATCCAAAACGGTTCACCCGTCAAGGAGGTTGTTCCCACCGTGGAGCCGCCCACGTACACGGAGTACTACCGGAAGCTCGCACGCGCCCTGGGTGGCGAGGGCGCGCTGCCGGCTAGCGGCGCGGAGGCCCGCGAGGTCATTCGCCTGATCGAGTTGGCGCGGGAGAGCTCGGCGACTGGCCGGACCCTGGATGTGTAA